In Sphingopyxis sp. 113P3, one DNA window encodes the following:
- a CDS encoding acylase: MRKFFVGLLLLVAAVMVGLAVWEPLTAEAPAAPSFSPGEVRIARDGFGVPHIFGKTDADAAYGVAYAHAEDDFSTLQEVLAMTRGRTGALLGADGAKIDYVAALLGVRETSARDWPRLPDDVKRLFTAYAAGLNHYADKHPDEVRLSGLFPVTGEDVVAGFVLRSPFFFGLDSVLGQLTEGQPLGREGGPAIDVTGKIVPRSDTPLGREPGSNGSNAMAVAPSRSTDGATRLVSNSHQPWTGGVAWYELVVHSEEGWDFAGANFPGSPYPFLGHNKYLGWTNTVNRPDLIDVYKLVLDESGEEYRFDGEWRPLEKKRVWLKVKFGPFVLPVPRTIWRSVQGPVIRNEQGAFAIRYAGQDQANMVTQYYRLNKARNFAEWRAAMAGQGVPATNFVYADAKGNIGLFYNAMFPDRAPGFNWRGILPGDTSSTVWTRTLPFDRVPALVNPASGYVINANNTPWVAAGPGDELDAAAFSPLLGVEDDMTNRAARLIELFEASGQIDEARLKAIKYDTAYARTGYAKAWIDKLLALDTKRDPALAEAQALLRKWDWNLDGRGHGDALALMVLRPAGGAHYQRRAQPDPRSVLKEAVAHLQEHFAGLDPKLGTVLRLRHGEGPRRVDLPLDGGNDTVRASTLWDVEPDGRLKVRHGDSFILFVTWDRSGRVRSESIQPFGAATTRPDSPHYNDQAPLFVAHRLKPVLFDPAALKASGARFYRP, from the coding sequence ATGCGCAAATTTTTCGTCGGACTGCTCCTGCTGGTTGCGGCGGTGATGGTCGGGCTCGCCGTCTGGGAGCCTCTGACGGCAGAGGCGCCTGCTGCGCCTTCCTTCAGCCCAGGCGAGGTGCGGATCGCCCGCGACGGCTTCGGGGTCCCCCACATCTTTGGCAAAACCGATGCCGACGCCGCCTATGGCGTCGCTTATGCGCATGCCGAGGATGATTTTTCGACGCTCCAGGAAGTGCTCGCGATGACGCGCGGGCGCACCGGCGCGCTTCTCGGCGCTGACGGCGCGAAGATCGACTATGTCGCAGCCCTGCTCGGCGTGCGCGAGACGAGCGCGCGCGACTGGCCGCGCCTTCCCGATGATGTGAAGCGGCTGTTCACTGCCTATGCTGCGGGGCTCAACCATTATGCCGACAAGCATCCGGACGAGGTTCGACTCTCGGGCCTGTTTCCCGTCACCGGCGAGGACGTCGTTGCGGGTTTCGTGCTGCGCTCGCCCTTTTTCTTCGGGCTCGATTCGGTGCTCGGCCAGCTGACCGAGGGGCAGCCCCTGGGACGTGAGGGTGGGCCGGCGATCGACGTCACGGGCAAGATCGTCCCGCGATCCGACACGCCCTTGGGGCGCGAGCCAGGATCGAACGGGTCGAACGCCATGGCCGTCGCGCCCTCGCGGTCAACCGACGGGGCAACGCGTCTCGTCTCCAATTCGCATCAGCCGTGGACCGGCGGGGTCGCATGGTATGAGCTGGTCGTGCACAGCGAAGAGGGCTGGGATTTCGCCGGTGCGAATTTCCCGGGCTCCCCTTATCCTTTCCTCGGGCACAATAAATATCTCGGCTGGACCAATACGGTGAACCGGCCCGACCTGATCGACGTCTATAAGCTGGTCCTCGACGAGAGCGGCGAGGAATACCGGTTCGACGGCGAATGGCGCCCGCTCGAAAAGAAGCGCGTCTGGCTCAAAGTAAAATTCGGGCCCTTCGTCCTGCCGGTGCCGCGAACCATATGGCGATCGGTGCAAGGGCCGGTGATCAGGAATGAACAGGGCGCTTTTGCAATCCGTTACGCGGGACAGGACCAGGCGAATATGGTCACCCAATATTATCGGCTCAACAAGGCGCGGAATTTTGCCGAGTGGCGCGCCGCGATGGCGGGTCAGGGTGTTCCTGCGACCAACTTCGTCTATGCTGACGCCAAGGGGAATATCGGCCTTTTCTACAATGCAATGTTCCCCGATCGCGCGCCGGGGTTCAACTGGCGCGGGATATTGCCAGGCGATACCTCATCCACCGTCTGGACGAGGACGCTGCCCTTCGACCGCGTGCCAGCTCTGGTCAATCCGGCGTCAGGCTATGTGATCAACGCGAACAACACCCCCTGGGTCGCGGCAGGGCCGGGCGACGAGCTCGATGCGGCTGCCTTCTCGCCGCTGCTCGGCGTCGAGGATGATATGACCAATCGCGCCGCACGGCTGATCGAGCTGTTCGAGGCTTCGGGGCAGATCGACGAAGCGCGGCTCAAGGCGATCAAATATGATACCGCCTATGCGAGGACAGGCTATGCGAAGGCGTGGATCGACAAGCTGCTTGCGCTCGACACGAAGCGCGACCCTGCGCTCGCCGAGGCGCAGGCGCTGCTGCGCAAATGGGACTGGAACCTCGACGGCAGGGGGCATGGCGACGCACTTGCGCTGATGGTGCTGCGTCCCGCGGGCGGGGCGCATTATCAGCGCCGCGCTCAGCCCGATCCGCGCTCGGTCCTCAAAGAGGCCGTCGCGCACCTTCAGGAACATTTCGCAGGGCTTGACCCCAAACTCGGTACCGTGCTCCGCCTGCGCCATGGCGAGGGGCCACGCCGGGTCGACCTGCCGCTCGACGGAGGCAACGACACGGTTCGCGCTTCGACATTGTGGGACGTCGAGCCCGACGGTCGGCTGAAGGTACGCCACGGCGACAGCTTCATTCTCTTTGTAACCTGGGACCGATCCGGCCGGGTTCGCTCGGAATCGATCCAACCCTTCGGCGCCGCGACGACACGGCCCGACAGCCCCCATTACAACGATCAGGCGCCGCTGTTCGTGGCGCACAGGCTGAAGCCGGTGCTATTCGATCCGGCAGCGCTGAAGGCCAGCGGAGCGCGCTTCTATCGACCTTGA
- the clpB gene encoding ATP-dependent chaperone ClpB — MNLEKFTDRAKGFLQAAQTIAIRMNHQRISPEHIAKALLEDKEGMAAGLIQRAGGDAARAVQGIDALLAKVPAVSGSGAQATPGLDNDAVRLLDQAEQVASKAGDGYVTVERLLLAMVLAAGTPVGTAFADAGVHADALNSAINALRGGRTADSPSAEDSYEALKKFARDLTEVARTGKLDPVIGRDEEIRRTVQILARRTKNNPVLIGEPGVGKTAIAEGLALRIANGDVPDSLKDRRLLALDMGALIAGAKYRGEFEERLKGVLDDVKAAEGEIILFIDEMHTLVGAGKSEGAMDASNLLKPALARGELHCIGATTLDEYRKYVEKDPALQRRFQPVFVGEPTVEDSISILRGLKEKYELHHGVRITDGAIVAAATLSHRYISDRFLPDKAIDLMDEAASRIRMEVESKPEEIETLDRRIIQMKIEEAALTKETDAASKDRLEKLRAELANLEQQSAELTQKWQAEKEKIHAEAKIKEELDAARSQLELAQRAGDLAKAGELSYGTIPALEKQLEEAQAVSGNAMLREEVTADDIAAVVSRWTGIPVDRMLEGEREKLLGMEEQLGKRVIGQDEAVRAVSTAVRRARAGLQDPNRPLGSFLFLGPTGVGKTELTKALARFLFDDDNAMVRIDMSEFMEKHSVARLIGAPPGYVGYEEGGVLTEAVRRRPYQVVLFDEVEKAHGDVFNILLQVLDDGRLTDGQGRAVDFTNTLIILTSNLGSQAIAALPDDAPVEQAEPAVMEVVRGHFRPEFLNRLDEIVLFHRLGQQHMGGIVDIQVARVQKLLADRKVTLDLSDAARTWLGRVGYDPVYGARPLKRAVQKYLQDPLADLILKGEVKDGSTIKVDEGDGALVLTPA, encoded by the coding sequence ATGAACCTCGAAAAATTCACCGATCGCGCCAAGGGCTTTCTGCAGGCGGCGCAAACCATCGCGATCCGCATGAACCACCAGCGGATCAGTCCGGAGCATATTGCGAAAGCGCTGCTTGAGGACAAGGAGGGCATGGCCGCGGGGCTGATCCAGCGCGCTGGCGGCGATGCCGCACGCGCCGTGCAGGGCATCGACGCGCTGCTCGCCAAGGTGCCTGCCGTATCGGGCTCGGGCGCGCAAGCGACCCCAGGACTCGACAATGACGCGGTGCGGCTGCTCGATCAGGCCGAACAGGTCGCCAGCAAGGCGGGCGATGGCTATGTCACCGTCGAGCGACTGTTGCTCGCGATGGTGCTTGCAGCGGGTACGCCGGTCGGCACGGCCTTCGCCGACGCCGGGGTTCATGCCGACGCTCTCAACAGCGCCATCAACGCGCTTCGCGGCGGTCGCACTGCCGACAGCCCGAGCGCCGAGGACAGCTACGAAGCGCTCAAGAAATTTGCGCGCGATCTCACCGAGGTGGCGCGCACGGGCAAGCTCGACCCCGTGATCGGGCGCGACGAGGAGATTCGCCGCACGGTCCAGATCCTCGCGCGCCGGACCAAGAACAACCCGGTGCTGATCGGCGAACCCGGCGTGGGCAAGACCGCGATCGCCGAAGGACTGGCGCTGCGCATCGCCAATGGCGACGTCCCCGATAGCCTCAAGGACCGCCGCCTTCTCGCGCTCGACATGGGCGCGCTGATCGCGGGCGCCAAATATCGCGGCGAGTTCGAGGAGCGGCTGAAAGGCGTGCTCGACGACGTCAAGGCCGCCGAGGGCGAGATCATCCTGTTCATCGACGAGATGCACACGCTAGTCGGTGCGGGGAAGAGCGAGGGCGCGATGGATGCCTCGAACCTCTTGAAGCCCGCGCTTGCGCGCGGCGAGCTGCATTGCATCGGCGCGACCACCCTCGACGAGTATCGCAAATATGTCGAGAAGGACCCCGCGCTCCAGCGGCGCTTCCAGCCGGTCTTCGTGGGTGAGCCGACGGTCGAGGATTCGATCTCGATCCTGCGCGGACTGAAGGAGAAATATGAACTGCACCACGGCGTGCGCATCACCGACGGCGCGATCGTCGCCGCGGCGACGCTGTCGCACCGCTATATCTCCGACCGCTTCCTCCCCGACAAGGCGATCGACCTGATGGACGAGGCGGCGAGCCGCATCCGCATGGAGGTCGAGTCGAAGCCCGAGGAGATCGAGACCCTCGACCGCCGCATCATTCAGATGAAGATCGAAGAGGCTGCGCTGACGAAGGAAACCGATGCCGCGTCGAAGGACCGGCTCGAGAAGCTCCGCGCCGAGCTGGCGAACCTTGAGCAGCAGTCGGCCGAGCTCACCCAGAAATGGCAGGCGGAAAAGGAGAAGATCCACGCCGAGGCGAAGATCAAGGAAGAGCTCGACGCTGCGCGCAGCCAGCTTGAACTGGCCCAGCGCGCGGGCGACCTCGCCAAGGCGGGCGAGCTCAGCTACGGGACCATTCCCGCCCTCGAAAAGCAGCTCGAGGAGGCACAGGCCGTCTCGGGCAACGCGATGCTGCGCGAAGAAGTCACCGCCGACGATATCGCTGCAGTGGTCAGCCGCTGGACCGGTATCCCGGTCGACCGGATGCTCGAGGGCGAGCGCGAAAAGCTGCTCGGCATGGAAGAACAGCTCGGCAAGCGGGTGATCGGGCAGGACGAGGCCGTGCGTGCGGTCTCGACCGCTGTCCGCCGCGCGCGCGCCGGACTACAGGACCCGAACCGCCCCCTGGGCTCGTTCCTCTTCCTCGGGCCCACGGGCGTCGGCAAGACCGAGCTCACCAAGGCGCTTGCGCGCTTCCTGTTCGACGATGACAATGCGATGGTCCGCATCGACATGTCCGAGTTCATGGAAAAGCACAGCGTCGCGCGGCTGATCGGCGCGCCGCCGGGCTACGTCGGCTATGAAGAGGGCGGCGTGCTCACCGAAGCCGTCCGCCGCCGGCCCTACCAGGTCGTTCTCTTCGACGAGGTCGAAAAGGCCCATGGCGATGTGTTCAACATCCTGCTCCAGGTGCTCGACGACGGGCGGCTGACCGACGGGCAGGGGCGCGCGGTGGATTTTACCAACACGCTGATCATCCTGACGTCAAACCTCGGCAGCCAGGCAATCGCGGCGCTTCCCGACGACGCGCCAGTCGAACAGGCCGAGCCCGCCGTGATGGAGGTTGTCCGCGGCCATTTCCGGCCCGAGTTCCTCAACCGGCTCGACGAGATCGTGCTGTTCCACCGTCTCGGCCAGCAGCATATGGGCGGGATCGTCGATATCCAGGTCGCGCGGGTGCAGAAGCTGCTCGCCGATCGGAAGGTGACGCTCGACCTCAGCGACGCGGCCCGGACCTGGCTCGGCCGCGTCGGATATGATCCGGTCTACGGCGCAAGGCCGCTCAAACGCGCGGTGCAGAAATATCTGCAGGATCCGCTCGCCGACCTGATCCTGAAAGGGGAGGTGAAGGATGGATCGACCATCAAGGTCGACGAGGGCGACGGTGCGCTCGTCCTGACGCCCGCCTGA
- a CDS encoding TonB-dependent receptor plug domain-containing protein produces the protein MGVALVSAPASAQDAPADEGASEDNAIVVTGSILRRTDTETPSPVTVLSSETLQERGINTVADAVQRLSANGAGTITQGWNTGFNFASGANAPALRGLTVQATLSISDGLRMAPYPLADDGQRNFVDLNTIPNAVVDRIEVLRDGASSTYGADAIAGVINVITKKEIQGLHLGGSLGVSQRGDAGEQRIDATWGYGDLDDQGFNFYVSGEYQKQDALYARDRGYPFNSADWSRMCGASGSCLSNLNWNGVTQEILDGFIASGRPGFVAVPDPGSDPDNPTYDLGYTTANWAAAYNGLISIPGVALVRRAGVGAANPADPRNRFQFLNPAAGCRGFDAITITPEMSNTSPLTTCEVDFQNQYIMLQPEIERKGLTARFTANVGDNAQVYAIANYYQTKSHASFTPLGFNGTPTPPNNQAAAYNVLLPVYVCASGVGTIDGLNTGCDATNGVLNPYNPFAAEGARAQMLVRSTRGRTVDTNSRALRGVLGIDGSFGDDWRYSANFTASEVRLKRTQENYLIPQRIMDLVARGEFNFNDLEANSQDTWDYIAPRQTTTSVSQLWQVQATLAKDLFELPGGPLQAAVGVSYRDESIDAPSANPGTLGNQYDRYYSINSVGTVGSRNVKSAFFEVSAPIIDQLELGFSGRYDDYSTGQSNFSPKLSAKFTPIPQVAIRGTFSKGFRIPSFNESFGLPTTGYVTRTVNCTTYAAFCAAHGNNAYATGNYSLGLTQVGNPDLDPEKSTAFTAGVIFEPVRNVSLTVDFWHIKVKDLITGVTDTSAAEAAYYANNGVVNIPGITVIPGQPDPAFPNALPVIGFIQSSFTNQDQQTVSGIDFGARASLPIGNSLTWRTDFDASYMLKYELKTDAGDVLRYDGTLSPCNITSCSGSPKWRATWQNTLEFGDTAVSLTAYYTKGYDTASIDFGGIKGDCAFNAENGVSTHAYVDGTPVNCKTKDIWNLDMTVSQKIGDKFTIYANILNLLDTKPPFDPDSAYGLFGFNPAWAGPNIMGRYFRLGAKVDF, from the coding sequence TTGGGCGTCGCGCTGGTTTCGGCTCCCGCTTCCGCGCAGGATGCGCCGGCCGATGAAGGCGCGTCCGAGGACAACGCGATCGTCGTCACCGGTTCGATCCTCCGCCGCACGGACACGGAAACGCCGTCTCCGGTCACCGTGCTGAGCTCGGAAACGCTCCAGGAGCGCGGCATCAACACCGTCGCCGACGCCGTTCAGCGTCTGTCGGCGAACGGCGCGGGCACGATCACCCAGGGCTGGAACACCGGCTTCAACTTCGCTTCGGGTGCGAACGCGCCGGCGCTGCGCGGCTTGACCGTGCAGGCGACCCTGTCGATCTCGGACGGCCTGCGCATGGCCCCCTATCCGCTCGCGGACGACGGCCAGCGCAACTTCGTCGACCTCAATACCATCCCCAATGCCGTCGTCGACCGAATCGAGGTTCTGCGTGACGGTGCGTCGTCGACCTATGGTGCCGACGCGATCGCGGGCGTGATCAACGTCATCACCAAGAAGGAAATCCAGGGCCTCCACCTCGGTGGTTCGCTCGGGGTGTCGCAGCGTGGTGACGCCGGTGAGCAGCGTATTGATGCGACCTGGGGCTATGGCGATCTCGACGACCAGGGCTTCAACTTCTACGTCAGCGGTGAATATCAGAAGCAGGACGCGCTCTATGCGCGCGACCGCGGCTACCCGTTCAACTCGGCCGACTGGTCGCGCATGTGCGGCGCAAGCGGAAGCTGCCTGAGCAACCTTAACTGGAACGGCGTGACCCAGGAAATTCTTGACGGGTTCATCGCCTCTGGTCGTCCGGGCTTTGTCGCCGTTCCCGATCCGGGTTCGGATCCGGACAACCCGACCTATGATCTTGGTTATACAACCGCCAACTGGGCTGCTGCCTATAACGGGCTGATCTCCATCCCGGGCGTCGCGCTGGTGCGCCGTGCTGGCGTCGGTGCCGCTAATCCGGCCGATCCGCGCAACCGGTTCCAGTTCCTGAACCCGGCTGCGGGTTGCCGCGGGTTCGATGCGATCACCATCACGCCGGAAATGTCGAACACTTCGCCGCTGACGACGTGCGAAGTCGATTTCCAGAACCAGTACATCATGCTGCAGCCGGAGATCGAACGTAAGGGTCTGACCGCGCGCTTTACGGCCAATGTCGGCGACAATGCGCAGGTTTACGCGATCGCAAACTATTATCAGACCAAGAGCCACGCGTCCTTCACGCCGCTGGGCTTCAACGGCACGCCTACCCCGCCGAACAACCAGGCTGCGGCCTACAACGTGCTTCTCCCTGTGTACGTCTGCGCCAGCGGCGTTGGCACGATCGACGGGCTGAACACCGGTTGCGACGCCACCAATGGGGTACTCAACCCGTACAACCCGTTCGCCGCTGAGGGCGCGCGCGCGCAGATGCTCGTGCGTTCGACCCGCGGCCGCACTGTCGACACCAACTCGCGCGCGCTGCGCGGGGTGCTGGGCATCGATGGCAGCTTCGGCGACGACTGGCGCTATTCTGCTAACTTTACGGCGTCGGAAGTCCGCCTGAAGCGCACCCAGGAAAATTACCTGATTCCGCAGCGCATCATGGATCTCGTTGCTCGTGGTGAGTTCAACTTCAATGACCTCGAAGCCAATTCGCAGGACACGTGGGATTATATTGCTCCGCGCCAGACGACGACTTCGGTGTCGCAGCTCTGGCAGGTTCAGGCGACCCTCGCCAAGGATCTGTTCGAGCTTCCGGGTGGTCCGCTGCAAGCGGCGGTCGGCGTGTCGTACCGCGACGAATCGATCGACGCTCCCAGCGCCAACCCTGGCACGCTGGGCAACCAGTATGATCGTTATTACAGCATCAACTCGGTTGGTACTGTGGGCAGCCGCAACGTGAAGTCGGCGTTCTTCGAAGTGAGCGCGCCGATCATCGACCAGCTCGAACTCGGCTTCTCGGGCCGCTACGACGATTATTCGACGGGCCAGTCGAACTTCTCGCCGAAGTTGAGCGCAAAGTTCACGCCGATCCCGCAGGTTGCGATCCGTGGCACCTTCTCGAAGGGCTTCCGCATCCCGAGCTTCAATGAAAGCTTCGGCCTACCGACCACGGGGTATGTGACGCGTACCGTCAACTGCACGACCTATGCTGCATTCTGCGCGGCGCACGGGAACAACGCCTATGCGACGGGCAACTACAGCCTCGGTCTCACGCAGGTTGGCAACCCGGATCTCGATCCCGAAAAGTCGACGGCCTTTACCGCCGGCGTCATTTTCGAGCCGGTTCGCAACGTCAGCCTGACGGTCGACTTCTGGCATATCAAGGTCAAGGACCTGATCACCGGCGTTACCGACACCAGCGCTGCTGAAGCGGCTTACTATGCCAACAATGGCGTCGTGAACATTCCGGGCATCACCGTGATCCCGGGTCAGCCGGATCCGGCATTCCCGAATGCGCTTCCGGTTATCGGCTTCATCCAGTCGTCATTCACCAACCAGGACCAGCAGACGGTCAGCGGCATCGACTTCGGTGCCCGCGCCAGCCTGCCGATCGGCAACTCGCTGACCTGGCGCACGGACTTCGACGCTTCGTACATGCTGAAGTATGAGCTGAAGACCGACGCGGGTGACGTGCTGCGCTACGACGGCACGCTCAGCCCCTGCAACATCACGTCCTGCTCGGGTTCGCCCAAGTGGCGCGCGACGTGGCAGAACACGCTGGAGTTCGGCGATACCGCGGTCAGCCTGACGGCCTATTACACCAAGGGCTATGACACAGCGTCGATCGACTTTGGCGGCATCAAGGGCGATTGCGCGTTCAATGCGGAAAATGGTGTTTCGACCCATGCCTATGTCGACGGAACTCCGGTCAACTGTAAGACCAAGGACATCTGGAACCTCGACATGACGGTTTCGCAGAAGATTGGGGACAAGTTCACGATTTACGCGAACATCCTCAACCTCCTCGACACCAAGCCGCCGTTCGATCCGGACTCGGCCTATGGTCTGTTCGGCTTCAACCCGGCCTGGGCTGGTCCGAACATCATGGGTCGTTACTTCCGCCTCGGCGCGAAGGTCGACTTCTAA
- a CDS encoding M23 family metallopeptidase, whose product MRLGLAPRSPAAWPLLLLVASCVPPAPPPLAPPPAPSAAPIPSPSPAPRPAPPRADFTILRGTPVQGGTLLGEAPDTTQGLTLDGKPVAIAADGRFLIAFDRDAVTPQHLVATLADGRRVERLLTVAPGSWRIEHINAPWRGSASSDAEFARRRPAELEQIAEARRVDHEVGGWRQSFRWPATGRLSGFFGSQRVYQGKPGAYHSGTDIAVPAGTPFHAPADGVVVLAATTPFTLEGNLLIVDHGMGLNSAFLHCQSLEVKVGDRVVQGQRLGTVGQTGRATGPHLHWGLKWRDARLDPGTLAGPMPR is encoded by the coding sequence ATGAGACTGGGGCTTGCGCCGCGCTCGCCCGCGGCATGGCCGTTGCTGCTGCTGGTCGCGAGCTGCGTCCCGCCTGCCCCCCCGCCGCTCGCTCCGCCGCCTGCGCCGAGCGCTGCGCCCATTCCCTCTCCCAGTCCCGCTCCCCGCCCGGCGCCCCCACGCGCCGACTTCACCATCTTGCGCGGAACGCCGGTTCAAGGGGGCACGCTGCTTGGAGAGGCGCCTGACACGACGCAGGGGCTGACGCTGGATGGCAAGCCGGTTGCGATCGCGGCCGACGGGCGCTTTCTGATCGCCTTCGACCGTGACGCGGTGACGCCGCAGCATCTCGTCGCGACGCTTGCCGATGGGCGGCGGGTCGAGCGCCTCTTGACCGTCGCGCCGGGAAGCTGGCGAATCGAGCATATCAATGCGCCGTGGCGCGGAAGCGCTTCGAGCGACGCCGAGTTCGCGCGCCGCCGCCCCGCCGAACTTGAACAGATTGCCGAGGCGCGCCGCGTCGACCACGAGGTTGGCGGCTGGCGCCAGTCGTTTCGCTGGCCAGCGACCGGGCGCCTTTCGGGCTTCTTTGGGTCGCAGCGCGTCTACCAGGGCAAGCCCGGCGCCTATCACAGCGGCACCGATATCGCGGTCCCCGCGGGCACGCCCTTCCATGCCCCCGCGGACGGGGTGGTCGTTCTCGCCGCGACGACGCCCTTCACGCTCGAGGGCAATCTCCTGATCGTCGACCATGGGATGGGGCTGAACAGCGCCTTCCTCCACTGCCAGAGCCTCGAGGTAAAGGTCGGAGACCGGGTGGTGCAGGGCCAGCGGCTCGGGACGGTGGGGCAGACGGGGCGGGCAACCGGCCCGCATCTTCACTGGGGATTGAAATGGCGCGACGCGCGTCTCGACCCGGGCACACTTGCAGGACCGATGCCGCGCTGA
- a CDS encoding DUF2093 domain-containing protein: MLIASRNRLARLHYGPNGFRVLSPGDHVLCAVTGVPIGLDELRYWSVARQEAYATAAISVQAALDSGKA; the protein is encoded by the coding sequence ATGCTGATCGCCAGCCGCAACCGACTTGCCCGCCTGCACTATGGACCCAATGGGTTCCGCGTCCTGTCGCCGGGCGACCATGTGCTTTGCGCGGTTACCGGCGTGCCGATCGGGCTCGACGAGCTGCGCTATTGGTCGGTCGCGCGGCAAGAAGCCTATGCCACCGCTGCTATCTCGGTTCAGGCCGCGCTCGACTCCGGCAAGGCATGA
- the xseA gene encoding exodeoxyribonuclease VII large subunit — protein MSIPFPDPASDNDPAARLLAEAATGDNAPALSVSQLSAAIKRTVEDGFARVRVRGELSGAKRAASGHFYAGLKDDNALIDMVMWKGQAARLAFRPEDGIEVIATGKLTTYPGRSKYQLVVESLEVAGEGALMLLFEKLKARLGAEGLFDRERKQRLPYLPRTIGVVTSPTGAVIRDILHRLADRCPTRVIVWPVLVQGEGAAAQVANAVRGFDALAPGGPVPRPDLVIVARGGGSIEDLWAFNEEVVVRAIADCRIPTISAVGHETDVTLADHAADVRAPTPTAAAEMAVPVRAELMAQLATWRGRMIGAANRTHALRGERLAALARHLPRRDALYAPQRQRLDDAGDKLDRCQRHRLAVTAERLASRSAALRPALLARAWDRDRARLQGLARLLASLDPRALLSRGYAMVRDSRGAIVTHAAGARAAGNLRLQFADGEVPVAVDAGSDPTSAASPAPAPKALRRAAPPPRREQGELF, from the coding sequence ATGTCCATTCCTTTTCCCGATCCGGCGTCCGACAACGACCCCGCGGCGCGGCTGTTAGCCGAGGCGGCGACGGGCGACAATGCTCCGGCGCTTTCGGTCAGCCAATTGTCAGCTGCGATCAAGCGCACGGTCGAGGATGGTTTTGCGCGCGTTCGGGTGCGCGGCGAGCTCTCGGGGGCGAAGCGCGCGGCGTCGGGGCATTTTTATGCCGGGCTCAAGGACGATAATGCGCTGATCGACATGGTGATGTGGAAGGGGCAGGCCGCGCGACTCGCCTTCCGGCCCGAAGACGGGATCGAAGTGATCGCGACCGGCAAGCTCACCACCTATCCGGGCCGTTCAAAATATCAGCTCGTCGTCGAGAGCCTCGAAGTCGCGGGCGAAGGCGCGCTGATGCTGCTCTTCGAGAAATTGAAGGCTCGGCTGGGGGCCGAAGGGCTGTTCGACCGCGAGCGCAAACAGCGTCTCCCCTATCTGCCGCGCACGATCGGCGTGGTGACCTCGCCCACGGGCGCGGTGATCCGCGACATCCTCCACCGGCTGGCCGACCGCTGCCCGACGCGGGTCATCGTCTGGCCAGTCCTGGTGCAGGGCGAGGGTGCGGCGGCCCAGGTCGCGAATGCGGTGCGCGGGTTTGACGCGCTCGCCCCCGGCGGGCCGGTGCCGCGCCCCGACCTGGTCATCGTTGCGCGCGGGGGCGGCTCGATCGAGGATCTGTGGGCGTTCAACGAAGAGGTGGTCGTGCGCGCGATCGCCGATTGCCGCATCCCCACGATCAGCGCGGTGGGGCACGAGACCGACGTGACGCTCGCCGACCATGCTGCCGATGTGCGCGCACCGACGCCCACTGCGGCGGCCGAGATGGCTGTGCCGGTACGCGCCGAGCTGATGGCGCAGCTTGCGACATGGCGCGGACGCATGATTGGCGCGGCGAATCGAACGCATGCGCTCCGCGGCGAGCGGCTGGCGGCGCTTGCTCGGCACCTCCCGCGGCGCGATGCGCTCTATGCGCCCCAGCGGCAGCGGCTCGACGATGCCGGGGACAAGCTCGATCGCTGTCAGCGGCACCGCCTCGCGGTCACCGCCGAGCGGCTGGCGAGTCGGTCGGCGGCGCTGCGACCGGCGCTGCTCGCGCGCGCGTGGGACCGCGACCGCGCCCGGCTTCAGGGCCTCGCGCGGCTGCTCGCCTCGCTCGACCCGCGCGCGCTCCTGTCGCGCGGCTATGCGATGGTGCGCGACTCGCGGGGCGCTATCGTCACCCATGCCGCGGGGGCGCGCGCTGCGGGAAATCTGCGGCTTCAGTTTGCCGACGGCGAGGTGCCGGTGGCGGTTGACGCCGGAAGTGACCCCACTTCCGCAGCGAGCCCGGCGCCCGCTCCCAAAGCGCTGCGCCGCGCCGCGCCGCCGCCCCGGCGAGAGCAGGGCGAGCTCTTCTGA